A genomic stretch from Myxocyprinus asiaticus isolate MX2 ecotype Aquarium Trade chromosome 24, UBuf_Myxa_2, whole genome shotgun sequence includes:
- the LOC127415125 gene encoding protein FAM110A-like translates to MSTDTLQPSRRLMRLVGPPGTQSRNPEIRCPVQLSPGIRKPSAVERLEADKTKYVKSQQVAFKKQQPVTCPSNNSQSGSSAQQPTRKVPSRPNISETPPLNLEHLCKLIDGVGDTTVPVVSTHPNSAEKIQDYPDPCKPLSPTLNMTEEASVGSTSTIQGKAAVEALGTNGCPSMTVRRVDVRPQLPQMRMAGRPQLQSHPPMQVPTPQFPTQLLRLLRPYTQPNHHSIAFKRLHNVTTVPRGPIKPPSNPAQSSPSSESPSRSFNSLPLPIKPNAEPAPCASPAPLTPSSVASFLAKNDFQSPPSPAITRHSSTSSRKRPSLTRSKSDVSDCFSRAGAELERFFNYCGLDPSDLKELARPGSDIVSVSHLRSASAPASERTADGDEDEEEEAAKDEHPGYGISIIERNARVIKWLYGMRQAKESPKVANM, encoded by the coding sequence ATGTCAACTGACACTCTACAGCCGTCTCGGCGATTAATGAGGTTGGTCGGACCTCCTGGCACACAAAGTCGCAACCCAGAGATCCGTTGTCCAGTCCAGTTATCTCCAGGGATACGCAAACCGAGTGCTGTAGAACGCCTGGAAGCAGACAAGACCAAGTATGTCAAGAGCCAACAGGTGGCTTTCAAGAAGCAGCAGCCAGTCACTTGTCCCTCCAACAACAGCCAGAGTGGATCAAGTGCTCAACAGCCAACAAGAAAGGTCCCTTCCAGACCCAATATATCTGAGACTCCCCCCCTTAATCTGGAACACCTTTGCAAACTAATCGATGGTGTTGGTGATACAACCGTGCCAGTTGTTTCTACGCATCCCAACAGTGCAGAGAAAATTCAAGATTATCCTGACCCATGCAAGCCACTCTCCCCAACTCTAAATATGACGGAAGAAGCTTCTGTTGGGTCGACTTCAACAATTCAAGGAAAAGCTGCGGTAGAGGCCTTAGGAACTAACGGATGTCCTTCCATGACAGTGCGGAGAGTTGATGTCAGGCCACAGCTACCTCAAATGAGAATGGCCGGTAGACCACAGCTGCAGAGCCATCCACCGATGCAGGTGCCCACGCCGCAGTTTCCAACGCAACTTCTGCGCTTGCTTAGACCCTATACGCAGCCAAATCATCACTCAATTGCTTTCAAACGGCTTCATAATGTCACAACTGTCCCCCGAGGACCTATTAAACCACCAAGCAATCCTGCCCAAAGTTCACCTTCCTCTGAATCTCCATCAAGGTCATTCAATTCTTTGCCTCTTCCTATAAAACCAAATGCTGAACCAGCACCATGTGCCTCTCCTGCCCCTCTTACTCCGAGCTCAGTAGCTTCGTTCCTGGCCAAAAATGACTTCCAATCACCACCATCTCCAGCCATCACTCGCCATTCCTCAACAAGCTCCAGGAAGCGTCCTTCATTGACACGTTCGAAATCGGATGTCAGCGACTGCTTTTCGCGAGCTGGGGCAGAGCTTGAACGCTTTTTTAATTATTGTGGCTTAGACCCATCGGATTTAAAGGAGCTAGCAAGACCAGGATCTGACATTGTTTCCGTTTCACATCTCCGTAGTGCCAGTGCCCCGGCATCTGAGCGTACAGCTGATGGCGACGAGGATGAGGAGGAAGAGGCAGCAAAAGATGAACATCCTGGTTATGGTATTTCCATAATTGAGAGAAATGCACGAGTGATCAAGTGGCTTTATGGAATGCGCCAAGCCAAAGAAAGTCCTAAGGTAGCCAACATGTAA